TGGGTTAAAACCCCGTGCGACGGTTGAATCAAAGCGCTGCCCAATTCACCCATGCGGTAATTAGCGTTAATGTCATCTTGATGAATCTGCTGTGCCAGTGCCAATAGCGGCTCTTCCGGGTCGCCATCCACGGCATCGGCTAAATCGCACATGCGCTTTAATGCCCACATGAGATTCACAGCGGTTGGGCGGGAATTTTGCAATAGGTCAATTTCAACGCTCAAACGCTTGCGCCAATCTTGCGGGTATTGCTTGTAACATTTGCGTGCTGCCATTGCGGCGGCATACGCTGCGGCAATGCCAATGGCGGGCGCACCGCGTACCACCATGTTGCGAATAGCATCGGCAGTGTCTTCGGCACTGTATAACTGCACAAACTGCTCGTTATGCGGCAGTTTACGCTGGTCAAGCAGCACCAGATGATTGTCTTTCCATTCTACGGCACGGATCGAATCGTGTTGACTCATGATGATTTTCAGCATAAATAGGTTGCTTTACCGTGGCAATCTTACAACACCCAATGGCACATAATGGCAATGGAAATTGATTTACTTATTACACCCGAATGGATTATTACCGTCGATTCGGGTAATCAGGTTTTGCGACACCACACTATAGTGGTAGATAATAGCAGGATTGTGGCGCTCATGCCCACTTCTGAAGCAGAAAAACACTATACCCCCCGACAAACTGTAGCGTTACCACAACAGGCTGTATTACCGGGGTTTGTGAATGCGCATACTCACGTCGCAATGTCGCTGCTGAAAGGTTTGGCGGACGATTTACCCTTAATGGACTGGTTGCAACACCACATCTGGCCTGCGGAAGCGCAATGGGCGGATGCGGAATTTGTGTATGACGGCAGTCAGTTAGCCATTGCCGAAATGCTACGTTCCGGCACAACCTGTTTCAATGACATGTACTTCTTCCCCGAAGCCACCGCACAAGCCGTCATGGAAAGTGGCATTCGGGCATGTATTGGCATGATCATGATCGACTTCCCGACCCGCTGGGGCAGTGGTGCAGCAGAATACATTCAAAAAGGCTTGGCATTGCATGAGCAATTGCAGGCAAATCCGTTGCTTACCACAGCATTCGCCCCGCACGCGCCGTACACCGTGTCTGATGACCCCTTGCAACAAGTGCGGCATCTGGCGGGCGAACATTCGCTCCCCATCCACATGCATGTGCATGAAACCGCGTTTGAAGTGCAGCAAGCCATCGAACAAAGCGGAATGCGCCCCCTCGCCCGACTCGCGCAACTTGGCTTACTCGACCAGCATTTTCTCGCCGTCCACATGACGCAATTGACGGATGACGAGATTGCCTTATTGGCACAAACCGGCACACACGTTATCCACTGCCCCGAATCGAATTTGAAACTTGCCAGCGGTTTCTGCCCCATCGCTAAACTCACTGCCGCTGGGATCAATGTCGCCCTCGGCACGGATGGCAATGCCAGCAATAACGATCTGGATATGTTCGGCGAAATGCGTACCGCTGCCTTGCTTGCCAAAGCCGTGGCGCAAGATGCCAGCGTGATTCCTGCGGCACAAGTGTTACGCATGGCAACCATCAATGGCGCACAAGCGTTAGGGCTGGATGCTGAAATCGGTTCACTGGAAATCGGTAAATCCGCTGACATGATTGCGGTTGATCTTGGTACACTGGAAGCCAGCCCCCTGTATGACCCCGTGTCACATTTGGTATATTGCACCAGCCGTGAACAAGTCACCCATGCATGGGTAGCAGGCAAAGCCCTGTTGGAAAACCGCCAACTGACCACGCTAGACAGCACTGCCATCATCGCCAAAGCGCGGCACTGGCAACAAAAAATTGGAGCAACCCCATGACCGACCCGACACCGAACGTCAATCCAAACGTTGACCCCAACGAAATCCGCAAGTTTGAAGACCTCGCCTGGCGCTGGTGGGATCGTGACAGCGAATTCAAACCCCTACACGACATTAACCCGCTGCGCCTCAACTACATTGACGATCACGCCCGTTTGCAAGGCAAGAACGTCATCGACATCGGCTGCGGCGGCGGCATTCTTGCCGAAAGCATGGCACGTCGTGGCGCGACTGTTACCGGCATCGACATGGGCGCAACCCCGCTGGAAGTCGCCGAATTGCACGCACTCGAATCCCAAGTCGAGGTCACTTACCGCCAAATCAGCGCCGAAGCCATCGCGACTGAAGCCCCTGAGCAATTCGATGTTGTAACCTGCATGGAAATGCTGGAACACGTCCCCGACCCCGCTTCCGTGATTGCTGCGTGTGCCGCACTGGTGAAACCCGGTGGCGATGTCTTCTTTTCCACCCTCAACCGTAACCCCAAAGCGTTTGCCTTAGCGATTCTGGGCGCAGAATACGTGCTGAATATGCTTCCCAAAGGCACACACGAATACGCCAAATTCATTAAGCCCTCTGAACTCGAACGCTGGGCGCGTTCTGTCGGCTTGGAACTGCGGAATATCGCAGGCATGACATACAATCCGCTGTTCCAGAGTTATCGTCTGGGCAATGATGTGGATGTCAATTATTTAATGTATTTCAAAAAGGAAATGTGATTAATGTTTGAGATGAAACGGCTGGTAGGTTTACTGCTGGTCATATTTGCGTTGAGCGGCTGCGCGGTACAATTTGACAATGTAGCCCTTGCCCCTGATGGCAGCCCGCGCTTGCAAACCCTTACCCCAAAAATGAAGCAGCGCATTGATGAACTTGCGCAAGCGCTGATTGCACTCGATCCCGCCATTATCGATCCGCGTGAAGCCAAGTCCGTCGCTCACGATGCGTTTGTATACCCGATGTATCTGGCGAATGACTGGGGTTTGACATGGCCGCCGGTATTACACAACACCTTGCGCAATTCCAAACAACGTAAAGCCGGACTGTGTGTGGACTGGGCACGAGCCATGCGGGCGCGGATGCGCACCAAAAACCTCCAGACTTTCGACCTTTATTGGGGGGTCGCGTACAAAGGCAACGCTTGGCGCGAACACAGTACCCTGATCGTCACGGCCAAAGGCAAACCTTTTGCGACCGGCATTTTGCTGGATCCTTGGCGCAATTCCGGTGATTTGTATTGGAGCACCATCAAAGACGACCTCCAATACCCTTGGAAATACTTTGAAGGCCCCGGCTAAGCCAGCGCTTTGTGAAACGTCAACACCAGCACATCCCGCCAAGCGGGTTGGGTTGGGTCGGCGGGGCTAATCGCGGTCACGCCGTGATAAACCGCATGATCATTCACCAACACCAAATCCCCCGCTTGCGCCAACGTGCCTTCCGCTAAGGGGCGCATGGTATTGTCGTAAATGCGGCTCTCGCCGCCGTCAACATTGTGGCGATCCATCATCATGATCAGGATATATTCTGCACCATCCTTGTGAATGCCTTCAGGTGTCGGTTTTCCCTGTTGATCAGGTCGGGCAATAATGCGGAACTGGTGGGCTTGAATGCGCCACAATTCGGCAGGGCTGCGCGAAAATTGTTGCGTTGCCCAGCCTATCACTTCCTTCAACACCGGATTCGCCAAGGTCGTGGGCAGCCAGCCGCGAAAATGGCGGTTAAATCCACCGTGAACCCGGTTGTAATGGCTGCTTTGATAATGCGGCTCGTGCGGCAATACCGTTAAGGCATTATGTTGCCAATGAAACACCGAATAACGCCGATAGCGATAATCCCCGCCATCACGCAGATACGGATCCAGCAGCAAGCCGCCCCAACTGTCGCGGAAGCGCTTGTATGCCTGCCCCATCCGGCGGGCAAGGCGTTGCTGCAAGCGATTGGTATCACCCATCGCGAACATAAACCCTGGTTTGTGCAATAACGTATCCACTTGGCTCACTTTATTTCAATGCTTAATCATATTGTAATTTAGTGATATTCCCTTGAACAGATCACGCGGGGGTATTAGCGATAAGCGTCGCTCTTACCGGCGCGGGGTATCCTTCTATAGTGCGGCTAATATCTTGGGAATCAAGGAAGTCCGCCAAAGATTCGCCTTTACTCCACGCCGTGCAACGTTGTTCTTGAGTGCTGGTTGTTGTCACATCTACCACACGAATATGAGTGAATCCCAACCGTTTCAACCACAATTCCAATAATGCCACCGAGGGAATGAACCACACATTGCGCATTTTAGCGTAACGGTCGTGCGGCATTAGCATCGTATGTTCATCACCTGCGACCACCAAAGTTTCCAGCACCAACTCGCCACCGGCTCGCAGAGCGCGGCGCAATTCCTGCAAATGCCCCAACGGATCGCGGCGGTGATACAACACGCCCAT
The window above is part of the Thiothrix winogradskyi genome. Proteins encoded here:
- a CDS encoding TRZ/ATZ family hydrolase, coding for MEIDLLITPEWIITVDSGNQVLRHHTIVVDNSRIVALMPTSEAEKHYTPRQTVALPQQAVLPGFVNAHTHVAMSLLKGLADDLPLMDWLQHHIWPAEAQWADAEFVYDGSQLAIAEMLRSGTTCFNDMYFFPEATAQAVMESGIRACIGMIMIDFPTRWGSGAAEYIQKGLALHEQLQANPLLTTAFAPHAPYTVSDDPLQQVRHLAGEHSLPIHMHVHETAFEVQQAIEQSGMRPLARLAQLGLLDQHFLAVHMTQLTDDEIALLAQTGTHVIHCPESNLKLASGFCPIAKLTAAGINVALGTDGNASNNDLDMFGEMRTAALLAKAVAQDASVIPAAQVLRMATINGAQALGLDAEIGSLEIGKSADMIAVDLGTLEASPLYDPVSHLVYCTSREQVTHAWVAGKALLENRQLTTLDSTAIIAKARHWQQKIGATP
- the ubiG gene encoding bifunctional 2-polyprenyl-6-hydroxyphenol methylase/3-demethylubiquinol 3-O-methyltransferase UbiG gives rise to the protein MTDPTPNVNPNVDPNEIRKFEDLAWRWWDRDSEFKPLHDINPLRLNYIDDHARLQGKNVIDIGCGGGILAESMARRGATVTGIDMGATPLEVAELHALESQVEVTYRQISAEAIATEAPEQFDVVTCMEMLEHVPDPASVIAACAALVKPGGDVFFSTLNRNPKAFALAILGAEYVLNMLPKGTHEYAKFIKPSELERWARSVGLELRNIAGMTYNPLFQSYRLGNDVDVNYLMYFKKEM
- a CDS encoding 2OG-Fe dioxygenase family protein, whose translation is MSQVDTLLHKPGFMFAMGDTNRLQQRLARRMGQAYKRFRDSWGGLLLDPYLRDGGDYRYRRYSVFHWQHNALTVLPHEPHYQSSHYNRVHGGFNRHFRGWLPTTLANPVLKEVIGWATQQFSRSPAELWRIQAHQFRIIARPDQQGKPTPEGIHKDGAEYILIMMMDRHNVDGGESRIYDNTMRPLAEGTLAQAGDLVLVNDHAVYHGVTAISPADPTQPAWRDVLVLTFHKALA